A genome region from Arthrobacter sp. V1I9 includes the following:
- a CDS encoding aldolase: protein MAGPKPSLSPGDLAHIDGQLAPTDRLLEQNYPGDDGSRQPVHTVYVPADRFTPSLAADWGAEALATAAAHGGLEKLGALLGQDTGLAGAVASRVEAKLASEPIEDLRLDFEDGFGDRGDDAEDAAAVAAASAVAAAVAAGSAPPFIGIRFKCFEAPTRSRGLRTLDLFVSGLSAAGELPEGLILTLPKVTTVAQVQAMDYAVSRLEEVHSLPAGRLRFEVQVETPQLILGPEGTSPVAQLPHAVPGRISGLHYGTYDYSASLQISAEYQSMEHPVADFAKEVMQLAVAGTGIRLSDGSTNIIPVGDNVENAWQLHGRLVRRSLERGYYQGWDLHPAQLPSRFAATYAFYRQGLPAAAARLRNYVERTEGGVMDEPATARALAAFVLRGVQCGAVGAHEVQALAGVGIPQLTALAHPRLATTSNSQ from the coding sequence ATGGCTGGACCAAAGCCTTCGCTGTCCCCGGGGGACCTCGCGCACATCGATGGGCAGCTGGCCCCCACGGACCGCCTGCTGGAGCAGAACTACCCGGGCGACGACGGCTCCCGCCAGCCCGTCCACACGGTGTACGTCCCCGCAGACCGGTTCACGCCGTCGCTCGCTGCCGACTGGGGCGCCGAGGCGCTGGCCACCGCGGCCGCGCACGGCGGGCTGGAAAAACTCGGTGCGCTGCTCGGCCAGGACACCGGCCTCGCCGGGGCCGTTGCCTCCCGCGTGGAGGCAAAACTTGCCAGCGAACCGATCGAGGACCTGCGGCTCGATTTTGAGGACGGCTTCGGGGACAGGGGCGACGACGCCGAGGATGCCGCCGCGGTTGCTGCGGCATCCGCTGTGGCCGCCGCCGTCGCTGCCGGCTCCGCTCCCCCGTTCATCGGGATCCGCTTCAAGTGTTTTGAGGCGCCGACACGGTCGCGCGGGTTGCGGACGCTTGACCTGTTCGTTTCCGGGCTCTCCGCGGCCGGCGAGCTGCCGGAAGGGCTAATCCTGACCCTGCCCAAGGTCACCACGGTGGCCCAGGTCCAGGCGATGGATTACGCCGTCTCGCGGCTGGAGGAAGTGCACTCGCTTCCGGCAGGGCGGCTCCGCTTCGAGGTCCAGGTGGAGACGCCGCAGCTGATCCTCGGACCCGAGGGCACCTCCCCGGTGGCGCAGCTGCCGCATGCCGTGCCCGGCCGGATCAGCGGCCTGCATTACGGCACCTACGACTACTCGGCGTCACTCCAGATTTCCGCCGAATACCAGTCCATGGAGCACCCGGTGGCGGACTTCGCCAAGGAAGTCATGCAGCTGGCAGTAGCCGGCACCGGCATTCGGCTCTCCGACGGATCCACCAACATCATCCCGGTGGGCGACAACGTGGAGAACGCCTGGCAGCTGCACGGGCGTCTCGTCCGGCGATCCCTGGAGCGCGGCTACTACCAGGGATGGGACCTGCACCCGGCCCAGCTCCCCAGCCGGTTCGCCGCCACCTACGCCTTCTACCGGCAGGGCCTGCCCGCCGCCGCAGCCCGCCTGCGCAACTACGTCGAACGGACCGAAGGCGGCGTGATGGACGAACCCGCCACCGCCCGCGCACTGGCAGCGTTCGTGCTGCGCGGCGTCCAGTGCGGCGCCGTAGGTGCCCATGAAGTCCAGGCGCTCGCCGGCGTCGGAATCCCCCAACTCACTGCACTGGCCCACCCACGGCTGGCCACCACTTCCAACTCCCAGTAA
- the aceB gene encoding malate synthase A, whose protein sequence is MAITVTDPRPINRAEEILTPKALAFVEELHTRFAGTRNELLAARAAKRQRVAETGKLDFLPETQDVRDGDWKVAPAPAALQDRRVEMTGPASPAKMAINALNSGAKVWLADLEDASTPTWGNVVDAILNLRDAAQGTLSHTSDEGKEYRLRTDAPLAVVVARPRGWHMPEKHLLINGEPGVGALVDFGLHFFHVAKQLVLNGQGPYYYLPKMESHLEARLWNDVFVFAQDYLGLNQGTVRATVLIETIPAAFEMDEILYELRDHASGLNAGRWDYLFSIIKYFRDAGEEFVLPDRASVVMTAPFMRAYTELLVKTCHKRGAFAMGGMAAVIPNRRHPEVTEAAFAKVRADKTREANDGFDGSWVAHPDLVPTCREVFDSVLGNKPNQLDKQRPEVSVTAEQLLDVASADGQVTESGLRLNLYVAVAYTAVWLSGNGAVAIHNLMEDAATAEISRSQVWQQIRNKSVLADTGNTVTRELVERILGEETERLRTEVGDEAFRRYYQPASALIGDICLSEDYTDFLTTPAYELVG, encoded by the coding sequence ATGGCCATCACTGTCACAGATCCCCGGCCCATCAACCGCGCAGAGGAGATCCTTACCCCCAAGGCGCTGGCCTTCGTGGAGGAGCTGCACACACGCTTCGCCGGCACCCGCAACGAACTCCTGGCCGCCCGGGCCGCCAAGCGCCAGCGCGTGGCGGAGACGGGCAAGCTGGACTTCCTGCCGGAAACGCAGGACGTGCGCGACGGCGACTGGAAGGTTGCGCCCGCACCGGCAGCTTTGCAGGACCGCCGGGTTGAGATGACCGGGCCCGCCTCACCGGCGAAGATGGCCATCAATGCACTGAACTCAGGCGCCAAGGTGTGGCTCGCGGATCTCGAGGATGCCAGCACACCCACCTGGGGCAACGTCGTCGACGCCATCCTGAATCTCCGCGACGCCGCCCAGGGCACCCTCAGCCACACCTCGGACGAGGGCAAGGAATACAGGCTCCGCACCGACGCCCCGCTCGCCGTCGTGGTGGCCCGCCCCCGCGGCTGGCACATGCCGGAGAAGCACCTGCTGATCAACGGCGAACCCGGCGTGGGCGCTCTGGTGGACTTCGGCCTGCACTTCTTCCATGTGGCCAAGCAGCTGGTCCTCAACGGGCAGGGCCCGTACTACTACCTGCCCAAGATGGAGAGCCACCTGGAGGCGCGGCTCTGGAACGACGTCTTTGTTTTTGCCCAGGATTACCTCGGACTGAACCAGGGCACCGTCCGTGCCACCGTCCTGATTGAGACCATCCCCGCTGCCTTCGAAATGGACGAAATCCTGTACGAGCTGCGGGACCACGCCTCGGGCCTCAACGCCGGCCGCTGGGACTACCTCTTCAGCATCATCAAGTACTTCCGCGATGCAGGCGAGGAGTTTGTGCTCCCGGACCGTGCCTCGGTTGTCATGACCGCACCGTTCATGCGCGCCTACACCGAACTGCTGGTCAAGACCTGTCACAAGCGCGGTGCCTTCGCGATGGGCGGCATGGCCGCCGTCATCCCCAACCGCCGGCACCCCGAGGTCACCGAGGCGGCCTTCGCCAAGGTTCGCGCTGACAAGACCCGCGAGGCTAACGACGGCTTCGACGGTTCATGGGTTGCGCACCCGGACCTCGTCCCCACCTGCCGCGAAGTCTTCGACTCAGTGCTCGGCAACAAGCCAAACCAACTGGACAAGCAGCGCCCGGAAGTTTCCGTCACTGCGGAGCAGCTCCTGGATGTGGCCTCCGCTGACGGGCAGGTGACTGAGTCGGGCTTACGGCTCAACTTGTACGTCGCCGTTGCCTACACCGCCGTGTGGCTGTCCGGAAACGGCGCCGTGGCCATCCACAACCTGATGGAGGACGCCGCCACCGCGGAAATCTCCCGCTCGCAGGTGTGGCAGCAAATCCGGAACAAGTCAGTGCTCGCTGACACCGGCAACACCGTCACCCGCGAGCTGGTGGAGCGGATCCTGGGCGAGGAAACGGAACGCCTGCGCACGGAGGTGGGCGACGAGGCCTTCCGCCGCTACTACCAGCCGGCCAGCGCATTGATCGGGGACATCTGTCTCTCGGAGGATTACACGGACTTCCTCACCACCCCGGCCTACGAACTGGTGGGCTGA
- a CDS encoding NAD-dependent malic enzyme, whose product MANPSPGNSITLRVEAPSSFSATSELAAAVGAAGAAITALDVSESHHETLVVDVTCNTTDDEHAGRVMDALNALDGVTVQHVSDRTFLMHLGGKLEVVPKVALRNRDDLSRAYTPGVARVCLAIAEDPAAARNLTVKRNTIAVVTDGSAVLGLGNIGPAAALPVMEGKAALFKQFANVDAWPVCLDTQDTEEIIRIVKALAPVYGGVNLEDIAAPRCFEIENRLREELDIPVFHDDQHGTAIVTLAALVNALRVVGKKLDEVRIVVSGVGAAGSAIIQLLKAQGARHIIAAGRSGAIHAGETYSDEHRSWIAANTNEEGFAGTLHEALVGADVFIGVSAPHVIGEEQVAAMAQDAIVFAMANPTPEIDPVIASRHAAVVATGRSDFPNQINNVLAFPGFFRGLLDAGASDITPEMLVAAAEAIANRVADDELNASYIIPSVFDPHVAADVASAVAAAAHNASVAAAAAPAPEAALASA is encoded by the coding sequence ATGGCGAACCCCAGCCCCGGAAATTCGATCACCCTGCGCGTGGAAGCACCGTCTAGCTTCAGCGCCACCAGCGAGCTCGCCGCGGCCGTGGGCGCCGCCGGCGCCGCCATCACCGCCCTGGACGTCAGCGAGTCCCACCACGAGACCCTGGTTGTCGACGTCACCTGCAACACCACCGACGACGAGCACGCCGGCAGGGTCATGGACGCCCTCAACGCGCTCGACGGCGTCACGGTCCAACACGTCTCGGACCGCACCTTCCTGATGCACCTCGGCGGCAAGCTCGAGGTGGTCCCCAAAGTAGCCCTGCGCAACCGTGACGATCTCTCCCGCGCCTACACTCCCGGCGTCGCCCGCGTCTGCCTCGCCATCGCCGAGGATCCCGCAGCTGCCCGCAACCTGACCGTCAAACGCAACACCATCGCCGTCGTCACGGACGGATCCGCCGTGCTGGGATTGGGCAACATCGGCCCCGCCGCGGCACTGCCCGTGATGGAGGGCAAGGCCGCCCTGTTCAAGCAGTTCGCCAACGTGGACGCCTGGCCCGTCTGCCTCGATACGCAGGACACCGAAGAGATCATCCGGATCGTCAAGGCACTCGCACCCGTCTACGGCGGCGTGAACCTTGAGGACATCGCCGCTCCGCGCTGCTTTGAAATCGAGAACCGGCTCCGCGAGGAACTGGACATCCCGGTGTTCCACGATGACCAGCACGGCACCGCCATCGTCACCCTCGCTGCCCTGGTCAACGCACTCCGCGTGGTGGGCAAGAAGCTCGATGAGGTCCGGATCGTCGTCTCCGGCGTCGGCGCGGCCGGTTCCGCCATCATCCAGCTCCTCAAGGCACAGGGCGCCCGGCACATCATCGCCGCAGGCCGCTCCGGCGCCATCCACGCGGGTGAAACCTACAGCGACGAGCACCGCAGCTGGATCGCGGCGAACACCAACGAGGAAGGCTTCGCCGGCACCCTCCACGAAGCGCTCGTGGGTGCTGACGTGTTCATCGGCGTCAGCGCCCCGCACGTCATCGGCGAGGAACAGGTGGCCGCCATGGCCCAGGACGCCATCGTGTTCGCCATGGCCAACCCCACGCCGGAAATCGATCCCGTCATCGCATCGCGCCATGCGGCCGTGGTGGCCACCGGCCGGAGCGACTTCCCCAACCAGATCAACAACGTGCTCGCCTTCCCCGGCTTCTTCCGCGGCCTGCTCGACGCCGGGGCCTCGGACATCACCCCGGAGATGCTGGTGGCCGCCGCGGAGGCAATCGCCAACCGGGTAGCTGACGACGAGCTCAATGCCAGCTACATTATCCCCAGCGTCTTCGATCCCCATGTCGCCGCCGATGTTGCCTCCGCAGTGGCCGCCGCCGCCCACAACGCCAGCGTTGCCGCCGCAGCAGCACCGGCACCCGAAGCCGCCCTGGCCAGCGCCTGA
- a CDS encoding IclR family transcriptional regulator — protein MAEKAAGGVQSVERVFELLELITDAGGDVTLSELSSSTDLPLPTIHRLLRTLVSLGYIRQLPNRRYALGPRLIRLGEGANKQLGAVARPQLKTLVDRLGETSNMAVLDSDMVIYVAQVPSLHSMRMFTEVGRRAHTHATGVGKAILAQLDDDTVRGIVTRAGMPTPTAKSIGDVDELLADLKLIRERGYSIDEEEQELGVRCFAMAVPNAPTPAAISVSGPVSRVDENFADKAVPILREAAEAISLELNRT, from the coding sequence ATGGCTGAAAAAGCCGCAGGCGGCGTCCAATCCGTTGAGCGCGTCTTCGAACTGCTGGAACTGATCACGGATGCAGGCGGGGATGTCACCCTCAGCGAACTGTCCTCCTCCACCGACCTGCCGCTGCCCACGATCCACCGCCTGCTGCGCACGCTGGTGTCGCTGGGTTACATCCGCCAGCTCCCCAACCGGCGGTATGCCCTGGGCCCGCGGCTCATCCGGCTGGGCGAAGGGGCCAACAAGCAGCTCGGCGCCGTGGCGCGCCCGCAGCTGAAAACGCTGGTGGACAGGCTGGGCGAAACCTCCAACATGGCCGTGCTCGACTCGGACATGGTGATTTACGTGGCGCAGGTGCCGTCGCTGCACTCGATGCGCATGTTCACCGAGGTGGGCCGGCGCGCCCATACCCACGCCACCGGCGTCGGCAAAGCCATCCTGGCCCAGCTCGACGACGATACGGTCCGCGGCATCGTCACCCGCGCCGGGATGCCCACCCCCACGGCGAAGAGCATCGGCGACGTCGATGAGCTTCTGGCCGACCTCAAGCTCATCCGGGAACGCGGCTACTCCATCGACGAGGAGGAGCAGGAGTTGGGTGTCCGCTGCTTCGCCATGGCCGTGCCCAACGCCCCCACCCCTGCCGCCATTTCTGTTTCCGGGCCGGTGTCCCGGGTGGACGAAAACTTCGCCGACAAAGCCGTGCCCATCCTCCGCGAAGCCGCCGAGGCGATCTCCCTGGAGCTCAACCGCACCTGA
- a CDS encoding nucleobase:cation symporter-2 family protein encodes MNIRKKPAASIAGKGQHSTRPEDQRLPIASTFAYGFQHVLTMYGGIIAPPLIIGAAAGMSSQDIGLLIAACLFVGGLATILQTIGVPFFGSQLPLVQGVSFAGVSTMVAIVHGGGGIQAVFGSVIAASLIGLLITPLFSKIIRFFPPVVTGTVITTIGLTLMPVAANWAMGGNNKAENYGSMANIGLAAATMAIVLLLSKVGSAAISRLSILLAMVLGTLIAFAFGMADFSKVAQGEIVAFPTPFAFGPPVFEIAAIISMLIVILVTLTETSADIIAVGEIVGTKVDSKRIGDGLRADMLSSAISPLFNSFTQSAFAQNVGLVAITGVKSRFVVSAGGLILVILGLLPVLGRVVAAVPTPVLGGAGVVLFGTVAASGIRTLAKVEYKNNMNLIIVAASIGFGMIPIAAPAFYDQFPSWFGTIFHSGISSAAVMAILLNLLFNHFKAGNSENQSVFVAGTGRVIREEDLKCLADGDRFEGGKLIDCDGKEVPVQSSEKASDH; translated from the coding sequence ATGAACATCAGAAAGAAACCGGCTGCTTCCATCGCCGGAAAAGGCCAGCATTCAACCCGGCCTGAGGACCAGCGCCTCCCCATCGCCAGCACATTCGCCTACGGCTTCCAGCACGTCCTCACCATGTACGGCGGGATCATTGCCCCGCCCCTGATCATTGGCGCTGCGGCAGGCATGTCCTCGCAGGACATCGGCCTCCTGATCGCCGCCTGCCTCTTCGTCGGCGGCCTTGCCACCATCCTGCAGACCATCGGCGTCCCGTTCTTCGGCTCCCAGCTTCCACTGGTGCAGGGCGTTTCCTTCGCCGGAGTTTCCACCATGGTGGCCATCGTCCACGGCGGCGGCGGAATCCAGGCAGTCTTCGGGTCCGTTATCGCGGCATCACTGATCGGCCTGCTGATCACGCCGCTGTTCTCGAAGATCATCAGGTTCTTCCCTCCGGTGGTTACCGGAACCGTCATCACCACCATCGGGCTCACGCTTATGCCGGTGGCGGCCAACTGGGCCATGGGCGGCAATAACAAAGCGGAAAACTACGGCAGCATGGCCAACATCGGTTTGGCCGCCGCCACCATGGCCATCGTCCTGCTGCTGAGCAAAGTGGGCAGCGCCGCCATCTCACGGCTGTCCATCCTGCTCGCGATGGTCCTGGGCACGCTGATCGCCTTCGCCTTCGGCATGGCCGACTTCTCCAAGGTGGCCCAGGGCGAGATCGTCGCCTTCCCCACACCGTTCGCCTTCGGGCCGCCGGTGTTCGAGATTGCCGCCATCATTTCCATGCTCATCGTCATCCTGGTGACCCTGACCGAGACCTCTGCAGACATCATCGCCGTGGGTGAGATCGTGGGCACCAAGGTGGACTCCAAGCGGATCGGCGACGGCCTCCGGGCGGACATGCTCTCCAGCGCCATCTCCCCGCTCTTTAACTCCTTCACGCAGAGCGCCTTCGCCCAGAACGTAGGCCTGGTGGCGATCACCGGCGTCAAGAGCCGCTTCGTGGTCAGCGCCGGCGGCCTGATCCTGGTAATCCTCGGCCTGCTGCCGGTCCTTGGCCGAGTGGTCGCAGCGGTGCCCACGCCTGTCCTGGGCGGCGCCGGCGTCGTACTCTTCGGCACGGTGGCCGCCAGCGGCATCCGCACCCTCGCCAAGGTGGAGTACAAAAACAACATGAACCTGATCATCGTGGCGGCCTCCATTGGGTTCGGCATGATCCCGATTGCCGCTCCGGCCTTCTACGATCAGTTCCCGTCCTGGTTCGGCACCATCTTCCACTCCGGCATCAGCTCGGCCGCCGTGATGGCCATCCTGCTGAACCTGCTGTTCAACCACTTCAAGGCCGGCAACTCGGAGAACCAGTCCGTGTTCGTCGCCGGGACCGGACGCGTGATCCGGGAAGAGGACCTGAAGTGCCTGGCCGACGGCGACCGTTTCGAGGGCGGCAAGCTCATCGACTGCGACGGCAAGGAAGTCCCTGTCCAGTCGTCCGAGAAGGCGTCAGACCACTAA
- the pucL gene encoding factor-independent urate hydroxylase — protein sequence MSSKIILGENQYGKAEVRVVKITRDTDRHEIEDLSVTSQLRGDFSAAHLEGDNAHVVATDTQKNTIYAFARDGVGSPEAFLLRLGEHFTSSFDWVNGGRWEAESYSWNRIQAHGAEHDHSFVRNGQEVRTAVLVRDGATTHLISGLKDLTVLKSTQSGFTGYPKDRYTTLPETTDRILATDVSARWRFKTGTDFSALDFNKSYDDVKGLLLEGFTEKYSHALQQTLFDMGTKVLEAHSEIDEIKFSMPNKHHFLVDLSPFGLDNPNEVFYAADRPYGLIEATVQRDDATPADIAWSGIAGFC from the coding sequence ATGAGCAGCAAGATCATCCTCGGCGAAAACCAGTACGGAAAGGCCGAGGTCCGGGTTGTCAAGATCACCCGCGACACCGACCGCCACGAAATCGAAGACCTGAGCGTCACCTCGCAGCTGCGGGGAGACTTCTCCGCCGCCCACCTCGAGGGCGACAACGCCCACGTGGTGGCCACGGACACCCAGAAAAACACCATCTACGCCTTCGCCCGCGACGGCGTGGGTTCCCCCGAGGCGTTCCTGCTTCGGCTCGGCGAGCACTTCACCTCCAGCTTTGACTGGGTAAACGGCGGCCGCTGGGAAGCCGAGTCGTACAGCTGGAACCGGATCCAGGCCCACGGCGCGGAGCACGACCACTCCTTCGTGCGCAACGGCCAGGAAGTCCGCACCGCCGTCCTGGTCCGCGACGGCGCCACCACCCACCTGATCTCCGGACTCAAGGACCTGACCGTCCTCAAGTCCACCCAGTCGGGCTTCACGGGCTACCCGAAGGACCGGTACACCACCCTGCCGGAAACCACGGACCGCATCCTCGCCACCGACGTCTCGGCCCGGTGGCGGTTCAAGACCGGAACCGATTTCAGCGCCTTGGACTTCAACAAGAGCTACGACGACGTCAAAGGACTCCTGCTCGAAGGCTTCACGGAGAAGTACTCCCACGCCCTGCAGCAGACCCTGTTCGACATGGGCACCAAGGTCCTCGAAGCCCACAGCGAGATCGACGAAATCAAGTTCTCGATGCCCAACAAGCACCACTTCCTCGTTGACCTCTCACCGTTCGGCCTCGACAATCCCAACGAGGTCTTTTACGCTGCCGACCGCCCCTACGGCCTGATCGAGGCCACCGTCCAGCGCGACGACGCCACCCCGGCCGATATCGCCTGGTCAGGCATCGCCGGCTTCTGCTAA
- a CDS encoding 8-oxoguanine deaminase gives MTPSIAPASRLWIKNPQAAFTANHLDASGGLVVSGGVIVEVLAAGQVPSEPCSEVFDAGSHVLLPGLINTHHHFYQTLTRAWGPVANAPLFPWLQNLYPVWARLTPRDLELATTVALAELLLSGCTTAADHHYLFPGGLENAIDIQVEAVRRLGMRATLTRGSMTLGTDDGGLPPQSTVQEPEVVLVDSERLVGQYHERGDDAVIQIALAPCSPFSVTKEIMAESAALAERLDVRLHTHLAETLDEEDFCREMFGLRTVDYLDSVGWLTDRTWLGHGIHFSDAEIARLGAAGTAVAHCPTSNMRLASGTARVLELEDAGVPVGLGVDGSASNDASNMILEARQALYLQRLRYGADVPVERALGWATRGSASVLGRSGLGQLAPGMQADLALFRLDDLRFSGSHDPIAALLLCAADRADRVMVGGSWRVVDGQIPGLDIAGLIADHSAAARRLVNG, from the coding sequence ATGACGCCATCCATCGCACCCGCTTCCCGCCTCTGGATCAAGAATCCGCAGGCCGCTTTTACCGCCAATCACCTGGACGCCTCGGGCGGACTGGTGGTCAGCGGCGGAGTCATCGTGGAAGTGCTCGCCGCCGGGCAGGTGCCTTCCGAACCCTGCAGCGAGGTCTTCGACGCCGGCAGCCACGTGCTGCTGCCGGGCCTGATCAACACCCATCACCACTTCTACCAGACCCTCACCCGCGCCTGGGGTCCGGTTGCCAATGCCCCGTTGTTCCCGTGGCTGCAAAACCTGTATCCGGTGTGGGCCCGGCTTACGCCCCGCGATCTGGAGCTGGCCACCACCGTGGCGCTGGCGGAACTGCTGCTCTCGGGCTGCACCACGGCCGCCGACCATCACTACCTCTTCCCGGGCGGGCTGGAGAATGCCATCGACATCCAGGTTGAGGCGGTCCGCCGGCTGGGGATGCGGGCCACCCTGACGCGCGGGTCCATGACGCTCGGGACGGACGACGGCGGCCTGCCGCCCCAGTCCACTGTGCAGGAACCGGAGGTGGTGCTGGTCGACAGCGAGCGCCTGGTGGGCCAGTACCACGAGCGCGGTGACGACGCCGTGATCCAGATTGCCCTCGCACCCTGCTCGCCGTTTTCGGTGACCAAGGAGATCATGGCCGAAAGTGCAGCGCTCGCGGAGCGGCTGGACGTCCGCCTGCACACCCACCTCGCCGAGACCCTGGACGAGGAGGACTTCTGCCGGGAGATGTTCGGGCTGCGGACCGTTGACTACCTGGACAGCGTGGGCTGGCTGACGGACCGCACGTGGCTGGGCCACGGCATCCATTTCAGCGACGCCGAGATCGCCAGGCTGGGAGCCGCGGGCACCGCCGTCGCGCATTGCCCCACCTCCAACATGCGGCTGGCGTCCGGTACCGCGAGGGTCCTGGAACTGGAGGACGCCGGGGTTCCCGTGGGGCTGGGAGTGGACGGCTCGGCGTCAAACGATGCTTCGAACATGATCCTGGAAGCGCGGCAGGCGCTGTACCTGCAAAGGCTGCGGTACGGGGCGGACGTTCCGGTGGAGCGGGCCCTCGGCTGGGCCACCCGCGGTTCGGCCTCAGTGCTGGGCCGTTCGGGGCTGGGTCAGCTGGCCCCCGGAATGCAGGCAGACCTGGCCCTGTTCCGGCTGGACGACCTTCGCTTTTCCGGCAGCCACGATCCCATCGCTGCATTGTTGCTGTGTGCTGCTGACCGGGCGGACCGGGTGATGGTGGGCGGCTCGTGGCGCGTGGTGGACGGGCAGATTCCGGGCCTGGATATCGCCGGACTTATCGCTGATCATTCAGCGGCTGCGCGGCGGCTGGTGAACGGCTGA
- a CDS encoding nucleoside deaminase has protein sequence MSTTVTAEEFLARSIRLATANVLNSGGPFGAMIVTADGRTFDGVNRVTADNDPTAHAEVTAIRTACRELGTFDLSGAVLYTSCEPCPMCLASALWARVERVVFAADRHDAASVGFDDAVFYEYFENQDRNSLMPVSKLELDRTQGPAPLEPFNTWNTLDTRIDY, from the coding sequence ATGAGTACCACCGTCACGGCCGAAGAATTCCTGGCCAGATCCATCAGGTTGGCAACGGCCAACGTCCTGAACAGCGGGGGACCCTTCGGAGCAATGATCGTCACGGCTGACGGCCGGACGTTCGACGGCGTCAACCGGGTCACCGCGGACAACGATCCCACCGCCCACGCCGAAGTCACCGCCATCCGCACGGCCTGCCGCGAACTTGGCACCTTCGACCTCAGCGGAGCCGTCCTTTACACCAGTTGCGAGCCGTGCCCCATGTGCCTGGCGTCCGCGCTCTGGGCACGGGTTGAACGGGTTGTCTTTGCTGCCGACCGGCACGACGCCGCGTCCGTGGGCTTCGATGACGCCGTGTTCTACGAATACTTCGAAAACCAGGACAGGAACTCCCTGATGCCGGTCTCGAAGCTGGAGTTGGACCGCACGCAGGGCCCCGCCCCGCTGGAGCCGTTCAACACCTGGAACACCCTCGATACCAGGATCGACTACTAG
- a CDS encoding NCS2 family permease, whose product MTILDSSHEEHSAPTPRTPKPATGTPQPPASDSFLDRFFQITQRGSTLAREFRGGLVTFFTMAYIVILNPLILGGFSAGNAPTDVAGGWLSAAQVGAVTGLTAGVMTILFGLVANLPFGLAAGLGINSFLAVSVIQEVTWAEAMGLVVINGILIVLFGVTGARTAIFRAVPKELKAAITVGIGLFIAFIGFVDSGFVKATAGGPPVQLGNGGSITSIPTLVFVVGLLAMGILVARKVQGGLLIGIVATTFLAAVVEAVMKIGPASETNPGGWHLNTPVLSGQLVSAPDLVGQFDLFGAFSRIGGLAATMLVFTLVFTNFFDAMGTMTGLAKSAGVAHKDGTFPRLKSAFIVEGVGAVAGGATSGSSNTVYIDSAAGIGEGARTGLASVVTGVLFLGSMFLTPLTSVVPLEVAAAALVVVGAMMMAQIREIKFSKFTVALPAFLTIVTMPLSYSIANGIGVGFISWAIIGAASGKAKKIHPLMWVVSAGFLVYFARGPINLLLGA is encoded by the coding sequence ATGACCATCCTGGATAGTTCCCACGAGGAGCATTCGGCTCCAACCCCACGCACCCCAAAGCCCGCAACGGGCACTCCCCAACCACCGGCGTCGGACTCTTTCCTTGACCGGTTCTTCCAGATCACCCAGCGCGGCTCCACACTGGCCCGTGAATTCCGCGGTGGCCTGGTCACCTTCTTCACCATGGCGTACATCGTCATCCTCAACCCCCTGATCCTCGGCGGATTCAGCGCAGGCAATGCCCCCACCGACGTCGCCGGGGGCTGGCTGTCCGCAGCACAGGTGGGTGCCGTCACCGGACTCACCGCCGGGGTGATGACCATCCTCTTCGGACTCGTGGCCAACCTGCCGTTCGGCCTCGCCGCCGGGCTCGGCATCAACTCCTTCCTGGCCGTGTCCGTGATCCAGGAAGTCACCTGGGCGGAAGCCATGGGCCTGGTGGTGATCAACGGCATCCTGATCGTGCTGTTCGGTGTCACCGGCGCCCGCACCGCCATCTTCCGCGCCGTCCCCAAGGAGCTGAAAGCCGCCATCACGGTGGGCATCGGCCTGTTCATCGCCTTCATCGGCTTTGTGGACTCCGGTTTCGTCAAGGCAACGGCAGGCGGCCCGCCTGTCCAGCTGGGCAACGGCGGCTCCATCACCTCAATCCCCACGCTGGTGTTCGTCGTTGGCCTGCTGGCCATGGGCATCCTCGTGGCCCGCAAAGTCCAGGGCGGCCTGCTGATCGGCATTGTGGCAACTACCTTCCTGGCCGCCGTCGTCGAAGCGGTCATGAAAATCGGCCCGGCCAGCGAGACCAACCCCGGCGGCTGGCACCTGAACACCCCGGTGCTCTCCGGCCAGCTCGTGTCCGCCCCGGACCTGGTGGGACAGTTCGACCTGTTCGGTGCCTTCAGCCGGATCGGCGGGCTTGCCGCCACCATGCTGGTGTTCACCCTGGTGTTCACCAACTTCTTCGACGCCATGGGCACCATGACCGGCCTGGCCAAAAGCGCCGGCGTCGCCCACAAGGACGGCACGTTCCCCCGGCTGAAGTCGGCCTTCATCGTGGAAGGCGTTGGCGCCGTGGCGGGCGGAGCAACCTCCGGCTCGTCCAACACGGTGTACATCGACTCCGCCGCCGGCATCGGCGAGGGGGCACGGACCGGCCTGGCGTCGGTGGTGACCGGCGTCCTGTTCCTGGGTTCGATGTTCCTGACGCCGCTGACCAGCGTGGTTCCGCTCGAGGTGGCAGCAGCTGCACTGGTGGTGGTGGGCGCGATGATGATGGCCCAGATCCGGGAGATCAAGTTCAGCAAGTTCACCGTGGCACTGCCCGCCTTCCTCACCATCGTCACCATGCCGCTGAGCTACTCGATCGCCAACGGCATCGGCGTGGGCTTCATCAGCTGGGCCATCATCGGGGCGGCGTCCGGCAAGGCGAAGAAGATCCATCCGTTGATGTGGGTGGTCAGCGCCGGCTTCCTGGTCTACTTCGCCCGCGGCCCGATCAACCTGCTGCTGGGCGCCTGA